A portion of the Pseudoxanthomonas sp. JBR18 genome contains these proteins:
- the purD gene encoding phosphoribosylamine--glycine ligase, protein MKVLVIGAGGREHALAWKLAQSPRVSEVLVAPGNAGTATEDRCRNVPVKVTDIAGLLKLAQDENVGLTVVGPEVPLVAGVVDAFRDAGLRIFGPTAAAAQLEGSKAFAKDFLARHGIPTAFYQVHTELDAALAYVRDKGAPIVIKADGLAAGKGVVVAMTLAEAEAAVRDMLSGNAFGDAGARVVIEEFLDGEEASFISMVDGVTALPMATSQDHKRVGDGDTGPNTGGMGAYSPAPVVTPEVHARVMREVVNPTVAGMAADGVPFTGFLYAGLMIDASGAPKVIEFNVRFGDPETQPVMLRLQSDLVDLVDAAIDGKLEVTEAQWDPRPSLGVVIAAAPYPETPVTGEIITGLDTVPATAKVFHAGTALNADGDVISAGGRVLCVAALGDSVSDAQRAAYAGVAAIAWPHAFHRTDIGWRAVAREQAH, encoded by the coding sequence ATGAAAGTCCTCGTCATCGGTGCAGGCGGCCGCGAACACGCCCTGGCCTGGAAGCTGGCCCAGTCTCCTCGTGTCAGTGAGGTGCTGGTCGCGCCTGGCAACGCCGGCACCGCTACGGAAGATCGCTGCCGCAATGTGCCGGTCAAGGTGACCGACATCGCTGGCTTGCTGAAGCTCGCCCAGGACGAAAACGTGGGGCTGACCGTGGTTGGTCCGGAAGTGCCGCTGGTGGCCGGGGTGGTCGACGCCTTCCGCGATGCGGGCTTGCGCATCTTCGGGCCGACCGCCGCCGCCGCACAGCTGGAAGGCAGCAAGGCCTTCGCCAAGGACTTCCTCGCCCGCCACGGCATCCCCACCGCGTTCTACCAAGTGCATACCGAGCTCGATGCCGCGCTGGCCTACGTGCGCGACAAGGGCGCGCCGATCGTGATCAAGGCCGATGGTCTGGCCGCGGGCAAGGGGGTGGTGGTGGCCATGACCCTGGCGGAAGCCGAAGCCGCCGTGCGCGACATGCTCTCGGGCAATGCGTTCGGCGATGCTGGCGCGCGCGTGGTGATCGAGGAATTCCTCGATGGCGAGGAAGCCAGCTTCATCTCCATGGTCGATGGCGTGACCGCACTGCCGATGGCCACCAGCCAGGACCACAAACGCGTCGGCGACGGCGATACCGGCCCCAACACCGGCGGCATGGGCGCGTACTCGCCCGCGCCGGTGGTCACCCCCGAGGTCCACGCGCGCGTCATGCGCGAGGTGGTCAACCCGACCGTGGCCGGCATGGCGGCCGATGGCGTGCCGTTCACCGGCTTCCTCTATGCCGGGCTGATGATCGATGCCAGCGGCGCGCCGAAAGTCATTGAGTTCAACGTGCGCTTCGGCGACCCGGAAACCCAGCCGGTGATGCTGCGCCTGCAGTCGGACCTGGTGGACCTGGTGGACGCGGCCATCGACGGCAAGCTGGAGGTGACCGAGGCGCAGTGGGATCCGCGTCCGTCGCTGGGCGTGGTGATCGCCGCGGCGCCCTACCCCGAAACGCCGGTGACCGGCGAGATCATCACCGGCCTGGACACCGTGCCGGCCACGGCCAAGGTCTTCCACGCCGGGACCGCCTTGAATGCGGACGGCGACGTGATCAGTGCCGGCGGCCGCGTGCTGTGCGTGGCCGCGCTGGGCGACAGCGTGTCCGACGCGCAGCGCGCGGCGTATGCCGGTGTCGCAGCCATTGCCTGGCCCCATGCCTTCCATCGCACCGACATTGGCTGGCGCGCGGTCGCACGCGAACAGGCGCACTGA
- a CDS encoding methanol/ethanol family PQQ-dependent dehydrogenase yields the protein MLSNASRIAAPLILTAAALSLAACGKHDEQSTAQTPTAAPPASSPPPAAVVDTDAEFQANAAKPENWGGIGRDFALTRHSPLSDINTDNVKNLKMSWEMKSGATRGHEGQPLVIDGVMYTVSAYPNIVHAIDVSQPGEHKELWSYTPDQDERSVAVACCDTVNRGGSYADGKFVFNSLSGEVIALDAKTGKVAWKYKGADPGKGETMTMAPIIADGKVIAGISGNEFGVRGRVEALNLADGKPVWTCHATGTDKDICLGPDFNKAHPEYGQLGDLGVKTYPDDEWQRGGGAAWGWYSYDPKLKLVYIGTGNPGLWSPSYRCGAKPVTQEACNNGDWDNKWSMTIFARNVDTGEAVWGYQMTPFDQWDYDGINEPILVDMDIDGKQVPSLVTFNRNGHAYVLDRRDGTLLRAHTYGPVDWAERIDMKTGRPVKVAAHSPLEVGKMVSASPSAMGTKDQQPCSVDPKQPNIFFCGTNNWYMELTPQERGRTMQGMPYVFANVAMKPHKPGALGIVKAFDVLTGKEKWSIEEKFPTWSGTLVTDGGLVFYGTLDGWFRAVDEETGKKLWETKLPSGVIGNPIAYKVGNEQYVAVYSGIGGWIGLPIAGGLDPSDPYGALGAAGLAFKNGFDKIPLGGMVHVFHLGTDGVPDGAASKATASTQTAKGTTPAS from the coding sequence ATGCTTTCCAACGCGTCTCGAATCGCCGCGCCGCTCATCCTGACGGCCGCCGCACTCTCCCTCGCCGCCTGCGGCAAACACGACGAGCAATCCACCGCACAGACCCCCACGGCAGCGCCGCCGGCCAGCAGTCCGCCGCCGGCCGCCGTGGTCGATACCGATGCCGAGTTCCAGGCCAATGCTGCCAAACCCGAGAACTGGGGCGGGATCGGGCGGGACTTCGCATTGACCCGCCATAGTCCGCTGTCGGACATCAACACCGACAACGTCAAGAACCTCAAGATGTCCTGGGAGATGAAGAGCGGCGCGACCCGTGGCCACGAGGGCCAGCCGCTGGTGATCGACGGGGTGATGTACACCGTCAGTGCCTATCCCAACATCGTGCATGCCATCGACGTCTCCCAGCCGGGCGAGCACAAGGAGCTGTGGAGCTATACCCCGGACCAGGACGAGCGCTCGGTCGCCGTTGCCTGTTGCGATACGGTCAACCGTGGCGGCTCCTACGCCGATGGCAAGTTCGTCTTCAACAGCCTGTCCGGCGAGGTCATCGCCCTGGACGCCAAGACCGGCAAGGTGGCCTGGAAATACAAGGGCGCCGACCCGGGCAAGGGCGAGACCATGACCATGGCGCCGATCATCGCCGACGGTAAGGTGATCGCCGGCATCTCGGGCAACGAGTTCGGCGTGCGGGGCCGCGTGGAAGCGCTCAACCTGGCCGACGGCAAGCCGGTGTGGACCTGCCATGCCACTGGCACCGACAAGGACATCTGCCTGGGCCCGGACTTCAACAAGGCCCACCCCGAATACGGCCAGCTGGGCGATCTGGGGGTCAAGACCTATCCGGACGACGAATGGCAGCGCGGCGGCGGCGCGGCATGGGGCTGGTACAGCTACGATCCCAAGCTGAAGCTGGTCTACATCGGCACCGGCAACCCCGGGCTGTGGAGCCCGAGCTATCGCTGCGGCGCCAAGCCGGTCACCCAGGAGGCCTGCAACAACGGCGACTGGGACAACAAGTGGTCGATGACCATCTTCGCCCGCAACGTGGATACCGGCGAGGCGGTGTGGGGCTACCAGATGACCCCGTTCGACCAGTGGGACTACGACGGCATCAACGAGCCGATCCTGGTGGACATGGACATCGACGGCAAGCAGGTGCCCTCGCTGGTGACCTTCAACCGCAATGGTCACGCCTACGTCCTGGACCGGCGTGACGGCACCCTGCTGCGCGCCCACACCTATGGCCCGGTGGACTGGGCCGAGCGCATCGACATGAAGACCGGTCGCCCGGTCAAGGTCGCGGCGCATTCGCCGCTGGAGGTGGGCAAGATGGTCTCGGCCTCGCCCTCGGCGATGGGCACCAAGGACCAGCAGCCGTGCTCGGTCGATCCCAAGCAGCCGAACATCTTCTTCTGCGGCACCAACAACTGGTACATGGAACTGACCCCGCAGGAACGCGGCCGCACCATGCAGGGCATGCCGTACGTGTTCGCCAACGTGGCGATGAAGCCGCACAAGCCCGGCGCGCTGGGCATCGTCAAGGCCTTCGACGTGCTGACCGGCAAGGAGAAGTGGAGCATCGAGGAGAAGTTCCCGACCTGGAGCGGCACCCTGGTGACCGATGGCGGGCTGGTGTTCTACGGCACGCTCGATGGCTGGTTCCGCGCGGTGGATGAGGAAACCGGCAAGAAGCTGTGGGAGACCAAGCTGCCCAGCGGCGTCATCGGCAACCCGATCGCCTACAAAGTCGGCAACGAGCAGTACGTGGCGGTCTACTCGGGCATCGGCGGCTGGATCGGCCTGCCCATCGCCGGAGGTCTGGATCCCAGCGATCCGTATGGCGCCCTGGGCGCGGCGGGCCTGGCCTTCAAGAACGGGTTCGACAAGATCCCGCTCGGCGGCATGGTCCACGTGTTCCACCTGGGCACCGATGGCGTGCCGGACGGTGCAGCGTCCAAGGCCACCGCCTCGACCCAGACCGCGAAGGGCACCACGCCCGCCTCCTGA
- a CDS encoding quinoprotein dehydrogenase-associated putative ABC transporter substrate-binding protein encodes MRTPHLILAAGALALGACSPSSSSSDAASTGAKQAPAAAASPALAQTDTSGPALRICADPGNMPLSNQAGEGYQNKIAQVLGKSMGLPVKYYWRTYYERGLARGTVNSGKCDVLMDMPADYEMGLTTKPYFRSTYVLVSSGDAPLKPTSLDDPALKQARIGVFQSSPARGALYDHGIKGEVQYLFYDSARNPEEHPARLVEQVAKGKLDAVESWGPVAGYYVKRNQLTMVPLNRMSDTVLEYSMSLAVSKDNKALRDRLDQALVENRDAIRAILTEYDVPLVACADCVISGEVPTHGPYAPPPPFQDQPVSDPQVLAQMQARIRAGASPEAELGAAVAANDPDRVRWLLAHGANGDALDDQGRLPLQHAIRLRELAVGDALLNGGAKLEARDGDGWTPLMTALWTGDADTVDWLLRKRPRLNVVSTDGWTPLSVAIHNGDEALVAKLLDAGAPPAQVNPAGFTPLMFAAVENQPGTVQRLLEAKVPVDHANQAGITALMLAVAAHRQDLARTLIDAGADPNHRDEKGDSALSLARQSGDADLLALVSAQIPH; translated from the coding sequence ATGCGTACTCCCCATCTGATCCTGGCCGCCGGCGCGCTCGCGCTCGGCGCCTGTTCGCCATCCTCCTCTTCCTCCGACGCCGCCTCGACAGGCGCCAAGCAAGCCCCCGCAGCGGCCGCCTCGCCTGCCCTGGCGCAGACCGACACCAGCGGCCCGGCGCTGCGCATCTGCGCCGACCCGGGCAACATGCCACTGTCCAACCAGGCCGGCGAGGGTTACCAGAACAAGATCGCCCAGGTCCTGGGCAAGTCCATGGGCCTGCCGGTGAAGTACTACTGGCGCACCTACTACGAACGCGGCCTGGCCCGCGGCACCGTCAACAGCGGCAAGTGCGACGTGCTGATGGACATGCCGGCCGATTACGAGATGGGCCTGACCACCAAGCCCTACTTCCGCTCGACCTACGTGCTGGTCAGCAGCGGGGACGCTCCGCTCAAGCCCACCTCGCTGGATGATCCAGCCCTCAAGCAGGCCAGGATCGGCGTCTTCCAGAGTTCGCCCGCGCGTGGTGCGCTGTACGACCACGGCATCAAGGGCGAGGTGCAGTATCTGTTCTACGACTCGGCCCGCAATCCGGAAGAACACCCCGCACGCCTGGTCGAACAGGTCGCCAAGGGCAAGCTGGACGCCGTCGAATCCTGGGGCCCGGTGGCCGGTTACTACGTCAAGCGCAACCAGCTGACCATGGTGCCGCTCAATCGCATGAGCGATACGGTGCTCGAATATTCCATGTCGCTGGCCGTGAGCAAGGACAACAAGGCACTGCGCGACAGGCTGGACCAGGCCCTGGTCGAGAACCGCGATGCGATCCGCGCCATCCTCACCGAGTACGACGTCCCGCTGGTGGCCTGCGCCGACTGCGTGATTTCCGGCGAGGTGCCCACGCATGGGCCCTACGCGCCGCCTCCGCCGTTCCAGGACCAGCCGGTCTCCGATCCGCAGGTCCTGGCGCAGATGCAGGCGCGCATCCGTGCCGGCGCCTCGCCCGAGGCCGAGTTGGGCGCGGCGGTGGCCGCCAACGATCCGGACCGGGTGCGCTGGCTGCTGGCCCATGGCGCCAACGGCGACGCCCTGGACGATCAGGGCCGGCTGCCGCTGCAGCACGCCATCCGCCTGCGCGAGCTGGCCGTCGGCGATGCCCTGCTCAATGGCGGCGCCAAGCTGGAGGCACGCGACGGAGATGGTTGGACACCGTTAATGACCGCACTGTGGACCGGCGATGCCGACACCGTCGACTGGCTGCTGCGCAAGCGGCCCAGGCTAAATGTGGTGTCCACCGATGGCTGGACCCCGCTGTCGGTGGCCATCCATAACGGCGACGAAGCCCTGGTGGCCAAGCTGCTGGATGCCGGGGCGCCGCCGGCGCAGGTCAATCCTGCGGGCTTCACCCCGCTGATGTTCGCCGCGGTGGAAAACCAGCCTGGCACCGTGCAGCGGCTGCTGGAGGCCAAGGTGCCAGTCGACCACGCCAACCAGGCCGGCATCACCGCCCTGATGCTGGCCGTGGCCGCCCATCGCCAGGACCTGGCGCGCACGCTGATCGACGCCGGTGCCGACCCCAACCACCGCGATGAAAAGGGCGACAGCGCGCTCAGCCTGGCCCGCCAATCGGGCGATGCCGACTTGCTGGCCCTGGTCTCCGCGCAAATCCCCCACTGA
- a CDS encoding c-type cytochrome has protein sequence MFDATRKAFKPLLVVPAMVLALAACGEKAQPAAATPTASTPAVPETTAPAASAPAAPEANATATAAPAAAPTPVPHIDNIQVNPTLVAEGKKLFFTAGCNACHGGTGGGGMCPPLTNKVWVYGSDDSTLHALIKEGSQAMQTTHGLKRVGHENVVGIMPAFGPILSDEEINKIMAFIHSINPDAGKGQTPTAAGEAAAPAAAGSGS, from the coding sequence ATGTTCGACGCAACACGCAAAGCGTTCAAACCCCTGCTGGTCGTGCCGGCGATGGTCCTGGCGCTGGCCGCCTGCGGTGAAAAGGCCCAGCCGGCCGCCGCCACGCCGACGGCCTCGACGCCCGCCGTACCTGAAACGACCGCACCCGCGGCCTCGGCGCCGGCCGCGCCCGAGGCCAATGCCACCGCGACCGCAGCACCAGCCGCCGCGCCCACGCCGGTCCCGCACATCGACAACATCCAGGTGAATCCAACGCTGGTGGCCGAGGGCAAGAAGCTGTTCTTCACCGCAGGCTGCAACGCCTGCCACGGCGGCACCGGCGGAGGCGGCATGTGCCCGCCGCTGACCAACAAGGTCTGGGTCTACGGCAGCGACGACAGCACCCTGCACGCACTGATCAAGGAAGGTTCCCAGGCCATGCAGACCACCCACGGGCTCAAGCGCGTGGGCCACGAGAACGTGGTCGGCATCATGCCCGCGTTCGGGCCGATCCTGAGCGATGAGGAGATCAACAAGATCATGGCCTTCATCCACTCCATCAATCCCGACGCCGGCAAGGGCCAGACGCCGACGGCGGCGGGCGAGGCTGCGGCGCCGGCCGCTGCCGGCAGCGGCTCGTGA
- a CDS encoding beta-propeller fold lactonase family protein, giving the protein MRVDLRRPVGLLAAAGLALFAGCQRPAAETSAPAPVASTPASTADTAPPPASAVHAYVPNQKSGTISVIDTGSDTVARTLSAGGTLGNRLQQIALGPDGKALYVVDAEHHRLLQLDIASDAVQRTLDIGEGAEGVDLSPDGRQIAVCVEQQNQVMFVDTASFKVTGRVDTQGKAPEHCAWTPDGAQVITSNEASDNLDVIDVAAGKSVASIAVSGHPRDIAFAADGKRAYVAQESANVVDEVDLAARKKIRSLPAGLRTAGVVVASDGSRIYASNGGAGSVTVTDGASGKLLAEIPVGQRPWNPALTPDGAKLYVANGRSDSVSVIDTATMKAIAQIPVGQMPWGVVMGR; this is encoded by the coding sequence GTGAGGGTCGACCTGCGACGCCCAGTCGGGCTGCTGGCCGCGGCCGGGCTTGCCTTGTTCGCCGGCTGCCAGCGGCCGGCGGCGGAGACATCGGCACCTGCCCCGGTCGCATCCACGCCTGCATCGACCGCGGACACCGCCCCGCCGCCGGCAAGCGCCGTGCACGCCTACGTGCCCAACCAGAAGAGCGGGACGATTTCGGTGATCGACACCGGCAGCGATACCGTGGCGCGCACGCTTTCGGCGGGCGGCACACTGGGCAACCGCCTGCAGCAGATTGCACTGGGGCCCGACGGCAAGGCCTTGTACGTGGTCGATGCCGAGCACCATCGCCTGCTGCAACTGGACATCGCCAGCGACGCAGTCCAGCGCACGCTGGACATCGGCGAAGGGGCCGAGGGCGTGGACCTGTCGCCGGATGGCCGGCAGATCGCGGTGTGCGTGGAGCAGCAGAACCAGGTGATGTTCGTCGACACCGCCAGCTTCAAGGTCACCGGGCGAGTGGACACCCAGGGCAAGGCGCCCGAGCACTGCGCGTGGACCCCCGACGGCGCCCAGGTCATCACCAGCAACGAGGCCTCCGACAACCTGGACGTGATCGACGTGGCCGCCGGCAAGTCGGTGGCCAGCATCGCGGTCAGCGGCCACCCGCGCGACATCGCCTTCGCCGCCGATGGCAAGCGCGCCTACGTGGCGCAGGAGTCGGCCAACGTGGTGGACGAGGTTGACCTGGCGGCGCGCAAGAAGATCCGCAGCCTGCCGGCCGGCCTGCGCACGGCCGGCGTGGTGGTCGCCTCCGACGGAAGCCGGATCTACGCCTCCAACGGCGGGGCTGGCAGCGTAACCGTCACCGATGGCGCCAGCGGCAAACTGCTGGCGGAGATCCCGGTCGGGCAACGTCCGTGGAACCCCGCCCTCACGCCCGACGGCGCCAAGCTCTATGTCGCCAACGGGCGCTCGGACAGCGTCAGCGTGATCGACACCGCCACGATGAAGGCCATCGCGCAGATCCCCGTGGGGCAGATGCCGTGGGGCGTGGTGATGGGCCGCTGA
- a CDS encoding response regulator transcription factor, with amino-acid sequence MRILVVDDDVELVGLLQFALSSAGYEVVSAFDGEHALSQFEKHAPELVVLDVNLPRRDGFSVLEALRRHSEVPVMMLTVRASEEDEVRGLDLGADDYLRKPFSPRALLARVRALLRRGSEGEGEVPLLSSGALTLDPERSEMRIEHGEVARLSTLELRLLRLLMNHRGRPVDPDRIIGFVWSDRDSADRDALKQLVHRLRHKLIRIGGSGDWIEHVPNAGYALANARAD; translated from the coding sequence ATGCGCATCCTGGTGGTCGACGACGATGTCGAACTGGTCGGTCTGCTGCAGTTCGCGCTCAGCAGTGCCGGCTATGAGGTGGTGAGCGCGTTCGACGGCGAACACGCGCTGAGCCAGTTCGAGAAGCACGCCCCGGAGCTGGTGGTGCTGGACGTCAATCTGCCGCGCCGCGATGGGTTCTCGGTGCTGGAGGCCTTGCGCCGGCACAGCGAGGTGCCGGTGATGATGCTGACCGTGCGCGCCTCGGAGGAGGACGAAGTGCGCGGGCTGGACCTGGGCGCGGACGATTACCTGCGCAAGCCCTTCAGTCCGCGCGCGCTGCTGGCGCGCGTGCGTGCGCTGCTGCGCAGGGGCAGCGAAGGCGAGGGGGAAGTGCCCCTGCTCAGCAGTGGCGCGTTGACCCTGGATCCGGAGCGCAGCGAGATGCGCATCGAGCACGGCGAGGTGGCGCGGCTATCCACCCTGGAACTGCGCCTGCTGCGGCTGTTGATGAACCACCGTGGGCGCCCGGTCGACCCGGATCGGATCATCGGGTTTGTCTGGTCCGATCGCGACAGCGCCGACCGCGATGCACTCAAGCAGCTGGTGCACCGCCTGCGCCACAAGCTGATCCGCATTGGCGGCAGCGGGGACTGGATCGAGCACGTCCCCAATGCCGGTTACGCGCTGGCCAACGCGCGCGCGGACTGA